In Cyprinus carpio isolate SPL01 chromosome A5, ASM1834038v1, whole genome shotgun sequence, the sequence TTTTGTGTGTTGACGACAGGTATAAATGCTTCATTTGGTGATGCTCACATTCTTCAGATCATTTACAAATATCTAACCTCGGCTTAACCTCTTAAGATCcgagaaaaaaagttttaggaaaaatttttttttgtttgtttttttttttgttttgtttttttttaccaaactttgtataaagatgattctcaataacagaatgtttaaatataccatttttatttctgcaaaatgtgtgtaaaatgaccataaacgtttttttttttcattatatacaatgtatctataaactaaatctaatttgcatattaatgtgttttgggggcaacatataatgtaaaaagaagtgtaataatgggagtaataattgacacgattttcataataataaattatatttcatagaatattgaaatataatttattttcctattcatttgttttgtctcccaaaatgcgtaataaacatgctttaagaGCCATAAGTctgtcactaaattaattttagaCATATCTgatgaccaaggagagggagtggtcatggtgaaacatccaatcatttggtatctctaaaaagccctgaatgtgctctgtacagaacatccagacttaaaactgtggcatgtacagtctcagagaaattcccaaaaaatataatgtcctcatatgaggccgcAGAGTCATAAAACACACTTTCGGTTTGGATGTGTCCGCAGAGGCATTTCACGTCGTTATCTTTGAGGAGGAGTCATGCAATAACATATGTCATTTCCGGACATTTGGTAAGCAGGTTATATCACATGCAGGAGATAGTTCAAACAAAACTAACTTTTCGTGACGTTATACGCAAATTCCTGTAAGAAACCCTATTCAAAATTTTTAGCCCTTTCTCTGAGGTTTTGTGCAGACGAGTTTAACTGTGTTATGGCAGCACATTTTCTTGTTTAGCAGGAATAGAAGGTTCTGTCCGGATTAATCATGAAGATTGCAGTAGTCGGCGCGACTGGTCAAACCGGGCAGCAGCTGGTCAGTCAGGCTCTTCAGCAAGGACACTCCGTCACTGCCCTCGTCAGAAACCCGGGGAAACTGACGGTAACGCACGATAACCTCAAGGTAAATAGTAGTAGGAAGGTTAAGCTCAAAGTCATGTATtgttattcattttgaaaatgcgTGGTGAAATTATGAAATACTTCAATTCGATTTATGCTTTTACATTGTTCATGAATTTGCTCCCAGGTGTAATGGGTTGGACTGCAGATTCACAATAACATGGCTATGCATCTAAATTCATTTTGCAAGGTCcttcataacaaaattattattttacatgaagTATGAGTATAATAGTCTAAgctattcataatttttttcttatctagTTGACTCAAGTCTGCACAATGCTTAAATTACTATTTAGTTTAGgattttaataaagataaaagaGTTCTTAGTCACCAAGGTGAAAGTGTtttaatgcataacttacatgcacgtttttgttttatcttttattttagttatatgaGTTTTTGTACAGTGTCATAGAAGACGACGGCTAAAATTTAGCATAACGGTCACAAGGGTGGCATAAAATCTTAATGTGTTTCATTAAGCTGGTATCATCACATGATTTGCTTGCCCCACATTTTTGTGCAGGAAGTAAAGATTTTTAAGGACAGTTATACAGTTACAGTAATTCCAAATAATGATATGTGGCAGTGCAGTGTACTGTAGATAATATTTCATGTGTTCCAGTCCAGATGATGCACATTTTGTCTCTGAGATTTTCAGTATTCACTTAGTAGCTACCACTAGCATGCATCCTCATAACCTTGTACGGTTTAACCGCATGCCTTCGTGTGATAGGTGGTTGAAGCAGACATTTTCTCAGAAGACAGCCTGAAACTGCACTTCAAAGGTCAGGATGCTGTGTTGTCCTGTCTTGGCTTTCCAATCTCATTTTTTTATGGAGTCACTGGCTACACTCAGTCTATGATGGCAGTATTAAATGCTATGCGTGAAGTCAAAGTCAATCGAATCATCACCATGACCTCATGGTACACTGACCGTAAGTGCTGTGCTGTTATTATGTATAGGTATACAAAACAGAAAGCTCTTTACCTCACAGTATTTTTGGTCTGATCAATTGTCTGGTGTAGTAATTGGATTGCTATGACACTCTTCACAGCAAATTCAGGCTCCAATTCTTCCTATTTCATCCGCTTCATGTTGCTTCCCATGATCAGAAGTGTTCTGAACAACATGTATGAAATGGAAAACTTTCTCAAGCAGACTGAAGACATCAACTGGACTGTTGTCCGGCCACCTGGTCTCAAGAATACACCAACAACAGGTgagatttattaataaaatatcaatatttttcatattaaaatataatacatttgagTGCTTTCTTCAGTTGTTGTTAGCTTTTTACATTTAGTAATATGCAAAATGCTTATtgacaaataaatcattattgGAAGTTTGCTTTTGCTGCAAAGCCATTAGATCCCCACACATTTAAGTGCTTTAAATTTGTGGTAATTTGTCTTGTTGTTTTCAAAGCCAATGAGTTCCTCACTCATGAAGGTTATTATGTCCCTGATGAAAATGGTCTGCCAATCGGCCAGTCTGTGTCAAGAGGAGATGTGGCTCGTTTCATGCTCTCTCTACTCAATAATAATGCTTGGATGAAGAAAGCTGTTGCTATCATcaccaaataatgaaaaaataaaaccttgtaaaaacactgaaatgaaatTGAAGAGCAAAGAAATAACAATACGCTGCATGTGCTCTTTTTTcctcaaatatactgtatacgaaatgtgaaattaaatgtaaacagccGTATTTTTAACAAGGAAACTACTCATTTATgatctttattaatttaataatattaagccTTCATGCATATTCGTTTATGTTCATTTCCTGcataacacaaaacacatcaatCCTTATTTCTTATTGTGATGTCCTTTCCAACTTAAGATTTTCACAATATATAACtgacaaaacattataaacatcattAGGAAAAGTTTCTTGACCTTCTAAGCTATAATCCTGTCTAACAGAAGGTCTGTTGTTATTGAtgtttgtattataatttttttttttagtttttgagtatgttatgttcataaatgtattacatttctGTTGATTTTTTACAGTACACTATATTCAGATTTTACAGTTTATATGGATTTTATGCAGTTACACTACATGAATACGTGGATGTTCAGGTTAAAATTATgactatatttaaatgttaaatagtacaaaatgtatttaacatttaaatatatgttaaatagtACATCAGCACAGTGATTTTTGCCTGCTATTAAACATATAGTTGTAAtctatgtataaaaatataaaaatgcatcactGAAGTAGACTACAACAATATAACAAAGTATCTTTAGAGAAGAGCTGTAGTTCCTCACACAAACCACTAGAAGGCGCTTCACTGTGCTAGAAGCGGCTTGCATTTGGTGAAACAGCCAGTTCAGCACGGACACACAGAAATCCGATTTTTGGAACCAAATACTTGTTGAATGACGACTTTATCTGCCATTATTGCTGGTTGTTTGTTGTTGAGcaagtgaattaattaatttttccttTAAGATGCAGTCTGCCATGAACTTTATGCAACTGGTGTCTTATGGCCACATGAGCGCAGTGTTGCACGGTTTTTAATAAACCACTTGTATACCCTGCCTATACCGATGTCTTCAAGTCCTACATTAAGTGTCATACATTGATTGAGTAAATTATGGCCAATAAAAttaagattgttttgttttttgttatcattaatattttgacaATAAATGTATGATTAAAAAAGCAGAGGAAGAAaagcttttacattttaacacagcAGCTTGAATATTGTGCATTTctgcaaaatatttacttttttgttgcaagtaaaaaaaaaaaaaaatactggtttcAATCGACATGGgaatgaatgatgacagaattttcattttagggtcaactatccctttaagacttgtGTAATATTTCAGTAAATAGATATGTGGTAATTTTGTAAGTAAATGAGCTAAATCCAAAACCAACGAAAGCCATTTTTGGGGACAAAGTTTTTAAGTTGGTCAGGCTATGTTGCAAGAGTTAAAGGCAACTAGCTCACCCCCATGAGAGGACATTCCAGAGCGAGTCTGATCGGTTACTGAAACTGCTCAGGTCAGATGGATGAAATACACAACCTTTGAcctaatttgtattatattagtattaaattcatttagagcagtggtttccaaccacgttcctggaagcccccaacactgcacattttgcatctctcctttgtctgagacACCCAATTCAGATTTTCGAGTCTGAGACACCCAATTCAGATTTTCGAGTCtgtactaatgagctgatgatctgaatcagggtgtgtttgattaaggtgacagagaaaacatgcagtgttggggggctccaggaacatggttgggaaacactgatttaGAGCACAAAGATGGAAGACAGTGAGAATGGATATAGTTTATTCAAAGTCCAGTTTCTGATGTTATCTACTGGCCAGAGATTATAGTCAACgaaaatgtttaatttccagTACTAAGTTATGCAAGGTGAACTGATGACTTAATTTGATTGAATGTACTGTACGTAGATAGTCATCTGAGGACATCTGAGGACAGATATCATGTTTGATAATCAGAAGAGCAATAATCAGGCTGTTGAGAAAAATGATTCATGTGATTATTTAATGTTGAAtggataaattaaataattgggaGACATGAGaattatttacatgtaaaaatattgaGGGACAAAATAAGGTTACTAAAGCACAATACAGTTTCCAAGTCTTACAGCACATTATTCAATTTTTAAAGTTTAGCCTGAAGcttgaaaaaaagtgtgtgtgtgtgggggggggggggtgaaaagaAGAAGTATAAAAATAAGTATTCAATACATACTATAGGCAGAATAATGACTGAGCTGTAAATTTACTTAAGATGTCATTGTATATCCTAAAATCTAATCTCTCAGCTACTTCACATACTTCACATATCGTCTGTATCAGAAGAGATACTTTAATTACAGTTCATTGACTTCTACAGCTGCATGTAACACTAGACATGTTCAATTATTATAAAAGAACTTCCGACAATTGGTAATGCAGAACACAAAACAGATCAGTCTCAATGAAACTGTCTGATAAAGTGAACAAAAGAAGATGCTTTTATGAAGGGATGAAGTTTCATGCTTGCGTTTCTGCATTACTTCAAAACTGGTTCGGAACACAATATAAACAATCCCTGGGGGGCGGGGTGGAGATAAACCACAGTGCCTACATTGTTGTACAGTACCTTATCAGAgagatgatttttgttttgtttgggaaCAGACGCACGCAGGCCGACACAAACATATCATGAGGTTTTCCTGCACCTACTCACACTACTGAATCTCCCATAGTCAGAAATgtagacaaagaaaaaaactcataaaagaaacaaaacaaatagattATAATAAATACCAATGGAGtttaatagttattaataataatgtattatttacttatatattcaAACACAATCTCCGTTCTCATGAATATTCAGGGTGCTCTgtgaaatttgctaaaaaaataaaaaacaagtggATGGGCACTGTTGCACGTTAAATTTACAAATGTGAAATCCACCAAAATGCATGCCAAATTATGCCTACTTGTACTTTTTATTCTGCCAGTGCTGTATACAGGAAGTATGGAAGCCCGGTTTCAccatgggattaaaaaaaaataaagtaattgcagctttttatctcacttattttttcagaattgcaaaatataaatataattatgagtttttatttcacaattcagttttgtttgtttttttcactcagAGTTTACATCTCTCAATTCTCAATTCCATATATAAAAGTAAcctaacaaacacataaaaatgcatactttacTCATGGAGttctaatgtattatttattaatatattccaGTATATAATCTCCACTCTCATAAATATTCAATGTGCTGGGTGAAATTTGAACAGCAAGAGAACAAACAATTGTCACACGTTTCTTTACAGTTACGCTGTAACTGTTTGAAGTACCAACAATACTCAATATGCAAGCAACAGTATTATCCTGTACAGATCATATGAGACTCAAACCTATTTCTATTTAGACAAATTGACTTCATATGCCGGTTGTTACAACAGTAATATGCACAGTAATATCACTTACATACAATCAACTCCGATTTCATATATTGTACAGAATATACAGAACCAGTTATAATGACAAACAGATATAAAACTGATTAATTGCAACTTTGCAGAAGCTAATAAATCTATtggtataaaataatgtaaagtcTGACTTAGGCCAACGAGATGTGTTATAATAGTGAGGTCTATTGGAAGCCCTGGAGTGAGCAAAATACAGATTACTGATCAATGGCAAAGGAATATGATCCCATTGTAGTCAGCAATTTAATTCCCACAGCTTAATTTGGGTTCTTCTGTTATTCACcataaaatttgtttatttcttcttgATACATTTTACTGACAACAGGCCTTTTGAGCTTCATGGTTGGacctgagaaaaacaaaaacaaaaaatctttcacATTCATATCTAATAGATCCATCAGCCTCTTTACTATAATTATCATTTAGGAATGTGGTTAGGCAACATGGCAGCATGTTCTGTAAAGACCTTTCATCAAAACAGCCAATTGATACAAATGCTTCTCATAGTTGTCTGTTACACTGATAGATACAAGTACTTCTGCAGgactttacaaaaatgtaataatcatgGACATCCATGCATTAGATTCAGTTTGTCAATAATACCTTGTCTATATAAAGAAATAACACTCACCAAGTTCTCCGCCAGATATGGAGAAGTCTCGTGGAAGGATGGTCCACTTCTGGACTCTCTGAGCATTGGATGTGGCGTTGGCATTTACGCGGTCTATGCCTTCTTGGATGACTTTGTAAATGGCTGGTTCTTTTTTGTTGATAATTTCTGAGACTTTGCTGGCAATTACACCATGTTGCCGACAAAACTCCACCGCTAATGGGGTCAGCTCATCTGTGGGGTCTCCATTGTCATCAACgttacactaaaaataaaagacattcatTCTGAAAAATGGCACATTAGCAAAGTTTTTTTGGTggtataaatgtaaacatttgataaaatgtgtacatttaatgGTCTCATTAAAAGAATAGCtcccacaaaaatgaaaatatgcttaaaaaatactcaccctcaggccatccaaagtATACAGTAGGTGAGGTTGTTTcctcattggaacagatttagggaaatttagcattacatcaattgctcaccaatggatcctctgtgaTCCTCaactgtaatgctaaatttctccaaattcgAAATGAAGAAACGACCTCCTGAGAGTGAGTgcatttcacttttcatttttttggtgaactattcttttaagttaATGTAGACTCACCTTGAGTGTGAGTAGCATAGAGAGAAACTTCTTTTTGTCTCCAACCAGCATGGCATTGCTGATGATTGACACATCCTCCTTTAGGGCATCCTCAATAGGGACGGGAGGTACATTTTCTCCACCAGCAGTAATGATTAATTCTGCAAGAATAAGGTAATTAGATATACACATGTATAAATGAATTTTTGGTTGTCACACTATATGCATTTATCTTAGATACATTTCTGCTCACAGTAATATGAGTGTTGTCCAAAGGTAGAGAAAGCAACGATCTACCAATTACCCAAAAGACATCTATACCAATCAGAGAATCACAGTGAGCAAACCGTACCAAAATAGCTCTTTAGAGCCCACTCACTGCCATGAAGCACTGCATCTGACATACAACTGCAATTTAAGCACACAATCTACAACTTTAAATCAATAGTTGTAGATTTACCcattcttttcattttgaatgttttgttcacTGTTTGTACTGTTGTGATTCNNNNNNNNNNNNNNNNNNNNNNNNNNNNNNNNNNNNNNNNNNNNNNNNNNNNNNNNNNNNNNNNNNNNNNNNNNNNNNNNNNNNNNNNNNNNNNNNNNNNNNNNNNNNNNNNNNNNNNNNNNNNNNNNNNNNNNNNNNNNNNNNNNNNNNNNNNNNNNNNNNNNNNNNNNNNNNNNNNNNNNNNNNNNNNNNNNNNNNNNNNNNNNNNNNNNNNNNNNNNNNNNNNNNNNNNNNNNNNNNNNNNNNNNNNNNNNNNNNNNNNNNNNNNNNNNNNNNNNNNNNNNNNNNNNNNNNNNNNNNNNNNNNNNNNNNNNNNNNNNNNNNNNNNNNNNNNNNNNNNNNNNNNNNNNNNNNNNNNNNNNNNNNNNNNNNNNNNNNNNNNNNNNNNNNNNNNNNNNNNNNNNNNNNNNNNNNNNNNNNNNNNNNNNNNNNNNNNNNNNNNNNNNNNNNNNNNNNNNNNNNNNNNNNNNNNNNNNNNNNNNNNNNNNNNNNNNNNNNNNNNNNNNNNNNNNNNNNNNNNNNNNNNNNNNNNNNNNNNNNNNNNNNNNNNNNNNNNNNNNNNNNNNNNNNNNNNNNNNNNNNNNNNNNNNNNNNNNNNNNNNNNNNNNNNNNNNNNNNNNNNNNNNNNNNNNNNNNNNNNNNNNNNNNNNNNNNNNNNNNNNNNNNNNNNNNNNNNNNNNNNNNNNNNNNNNNNNNNNNNNNNNNNNNNNNNNNNNNNNNNNNNNNNNNNNNNNNNNNNNNNNNNNNNNNNNNNNNNNNNNNNNNNNNNNNNNNNNNNNNNNNNNNNNNNNNNNNNNNNNNNNNNNNNNNNNNNNNNNNNNNNNNNNNNNNNNNNNNNNNNNNNNNNNNNNNNNNNNNNNNNNNNNNNNNNNNNNNNNNNNNNNNNNNNNNNNNNNNNNNNNNNNNNNNNNNNNNNNNNNNNNNNNNNNNNNNNNNNNNNNNNNNNNNNNNNNNNNNNNNNNNNNNNNNNNNNNNNNNNNNNNNNNNNNNNNNNNNNNNNACCTCATAACTGGTTGGTTTGGGGGTTATGGCTTACAACTCTTTAAGGAAGACTTTGTTTATGCACCTCTGGAACCAAATTTGCTAAAAAAGTTGGTGGGCACTGTTGCACCCTTCTGTTACAAATGTGAAAATCTCCACTTGTGCATTTCTACCTTTTATTCTGCCAGTGATGTACAGGAAGTCATCTTTGTCGTGTTTGCCCAGATCTCCTGAGTGAAGCCACCCGTCTGCATCCAGCGCCTCCTCAGTCTTGTCTGGCATGTTCAGGTATCCCATAAATACATGCCTCCCCCAGAAACAGATCTCACCGTTCCCATCAGTATCCGGCTTGTCTAACTTAGTTTTGCAGCCGGTCAACACTTTACCACAACTGAAGGAGAACAGAACATGATAGAGCTTTTTCAAAAGTAACCAATGACTTTCAACCAATAGTCATTCTTAGTGTAAATTGCCATTTTCTATAAAATCCTCTCCATGTATTGATACTTTTGGCCTAAAGTTTTCACTCTTTACATCCCAGCAACTAAACTGCCAAATTAATTGCCACTATAAAAAAATCCCCCCATGTATTCATACTTATGTCAAACCTTTTAcctaaattattttctattttctttattttcttttgattatttttgagtATTGGGAATAATAtgacttttttgtaaaaattttgttaaatggcatttttttaagttttatggcATTTTTGTGTACATTCtgtaatatggaaaaaaatactatggaaatcaatggctacggTCAAGTGTTTTGtagccaacattcttcaaaatagcatcttttgtgttcaacagaagaaataatctCATGCAGGCTTGAAACAACTTTCaattttgggtcaactatccctttaagtttccaATTAATATTTAGGGTCACTGTAACtacaaaaccaaaacaatcaaACAGTGCCTTAGAAtcatttaaaggtatagttcatccaAAGTTAGTTAGCTATTATTAAAaaccatgtcattccaaacccacatgCCGTTATTTTCCCATATGAATGCAAAAATTTGTTCTCTGAAGTCAAGTGAGTATGACAGCAAAAATTCCTTTAAGAAATCTATGTAATTTCAAATACAGCTGGTATGTTAATATAGAAAGCACATCATGCCTCTGACCTCATAATGTGATAACCCTCTGCGCAGGAGATGGAGTGAGGTCCAGTGCTCTCGCTCATGCCGTACAGCTCAAAGACGGTGATGTAGAGGCTCATGAAGTACTCCAGTGTGTCTTTGGTGATGGGAGCTGCACCTGTGTAACAGGCCCTACAGCGGTCAAGACCCAGAGCTTTTCTTACATTCTTGAAAACCAGGGCATTCGCCAACGTGAAGCCCCACGGCACTGAGGAATCACTGTAAAGAAATCAAATGAACTCTGGGATTCTTTCAGATGATTCAATTTATAATTGAATCCATGGTTCTTTTAAAACGCACCCATTCATGGCATTATAGCTAGCTTGTAATCCGATCCCCTTGGCCCAGTCTGCAATCTTCTTCTTCGTGATGGACGACTTTGCACCAGCAGATTTCATTGCTTCCTGCATTTTTTCCCACACTCGGGGAACTCCTAAGAAGCTCGTGGGACGCACCTCTCTCAGAGTGTTGGCCAAGGAGCCCTACAGTGATTTGAACAAAGACACTGctagttattttttaaacagtaaacagTGTAAGCATCTTAAAATTCAGCATAAAAGCTGGATTTTAACCTTCAGGGCATCTGGCTCGGCGAAATTGGTTATGACGGCAAACCTCATGCAGATCCACATGTCGTGGACCTGGGCTGCCACGTGACTCAAGGGCAAGTAGCTCACGATTTCCTCCTCAGCCATCTTCAGACTGGTCATGAGACCTGCTGCAGTGGCTGTCCAAGTGATCTGGACAGAGGAGGGATGAATTTAAGAGACAGCACTACTTATcccatcaaaatgaaaagaattaCAGTGGTTTTATATGTggttaattaaagggatactccacccccaattttttttttcattaatcacttacccccatgtcgttccaaacccgtaaaagcttcgttcgtcttcggaacacgcttttcatactttcctggaccttgacactgtaacttatttggcagtctatgggacagtctcaagcctactggttttcatccaaaatatcttaaattgtgttccgaagacaaacaaagcttttacgggtttggaacgacatgggggttaatgacaaaattttcgggtggagtatccctttaaatttggCTTTGGCGTAAGTGCTGAGCTAGTCACTTTATGTGACACTTTAAGTGGTACTCACATTATCATGGCTGAGCATGACCCCTTTGGGATTCCCTGTGGTGCCTGATGTGTAGATTAATGTGCAGCACTCGTTGGCCTTCTGACTGTCTATCACCGCATCCAGCTCAGCTTCAGGGATACACTCTCCCAACTTCATAAATTCAGCCCACTGAGAGAACATCAAATTGAAGCATATATTAGGAGCACTGTTTGAGAATTTGATTAGTTGACATATTGAAAATACATTGCTGTTAACATTAATTTTCCTTGactgttttttgtgaaaaaaaaaaaaaaaaactacattctgATACTTCCTCATTTTGGAACAAACATTACTCAACTGTACTTATCAGTGAACCTGCATTAGCTGTATTCTCTTACATGTACTAGAAAACTTACTGTATAGACATTTGGTAACTTCTGCTCCAGTTCACCCTTGTACTGAACAATAGCCTTCAAATGTGGCAGCTGATCTCTGACCTGTGAGGACAGTGAAAGAAAACCGATCAGTATTTTATCAGAAgattcagtcatttatttacatattattgttctttgttaattaatgttcataataatacattaaggttaatatttaaaact encodes:
- the LOC109087838 gene encoding long-chain-fatty-acid--CoA ligase ACSBG2-like, whose amino-acid sequence is MSADECISQSDSKEIPVSGNDSEGFVKTEEYQTVALHDSKDQPNGDCSFSVMKSNTGNEPAIPLTTGGVRLAPAQDLWSTARDKPVKLRMETSGLGSEPPMTIHQMFQATVQKYGGYPALRGKKEGTWVTLTYKEYYQHARAAARSFLKLGLERFHGVGILGFNSPEWFIADVGCILAGGLATGIYTTNSPEACQYVAGNCEANVLVVENNKQLVKILQVRDQLPHLKAIVQYKGELEQKLPNVYTWAEFMKLGECIPEAELDAVIDSQKANECCTLIYTSGTTGNPKGVMLSHDNITWTATAAGLMTSLKMAEEEIVSYLPLSHVAAQVHDMWICMRFAVITNFAEPDALKGSLANTLREVRPTSFLGVPRVWEKMQEAMKSAGAKSSITKKKIADWAKGIGLQASYNAMNGDSSVPWGFTLANALVFKNVRKALGLDRCRACYTGAAPITKDTLEYFMSLYITVFELYGMSESTGPHSISCAEGYHIMSCGKVLTGCKTKLDKPDTDGNGEICFWGRHVFMGYLNMPDKTEEALDADGWLHSGDLGKHDKDDFLYITGRIKELIITAGGENVPPVPIEDALKEDVSIISNAMLVGDKKKFLSMLLTLKCNVDDNGDPTDELTPLAVEFCRQHGVIASKVSEIINKKEPAIYKVIQEGIDRVNANATSNAQRVQKWTILPRDFSISGGELGPTMKLKRPVVSKMYQEEINKFYGE
- the LOC122145069 gene encoding uncharacterized protein At2g34460, chloroplastic-like — its product is MKIAVVGATGQTGQQLVSQALQQGHSVTALVRNPGKLTVTHDNLKVVEADIFSEDSLKLHFKGQDAVLSCLGFPISFFYGVTGYTQSMMAVLNAMREVKVNRIITMTSWYTDPNSGSNSSYFIRFMLLPMIRSVLNNMYEMENFLKQTEDINWTVVRPPGLKNTPTTANEFLTHEGYYVPDENGLPIGQSVSRGDVARFMLSLLNNNAWMKKAVAIITK